A window from Solanum stenotomum isolate F172 chromosome 7, ASM1918654v1, whole genome shotgun sequence encodes these proteins:
- the LOC125870958 gene encoding fasciclin-like arabinogalactan protein 12: protein MKHNLVSTFLFLFLHCIGILAQGPSPSPTPPPARATAPAPGPPGPTNVTKILEKAGQCSTFIRLLQTTQEISQITSLLNNSNSITIFVPPDNAFLSMKAGTLNSFNDQQKSELIKFHVLPQYFSLSQFQTASNPVQTQAGGTSNREFPINITTNGTSVNITTGIVNASISNTIYIDSQLAIYQVDKVLLPLQFFVPPAPTPAPSPPKPKKNDDSSDSDSVSSVSSGVINSPRELLFFLAVFCFVYVS, encoded by the coding sequence atgaaGCACAACTTAGTGTCAACctttctctttttgtttctcCACTGCATTGGCATTTTGGCTCAAGGTCCATCTCCATCTCCAACTCCACCACCAGCTCGAGCTACGGCTCCTGCTCCGGGACCACCTGGCCCAACTAACGTAACGAAAATCCTAGAAAAGGCAGGACAATGTTCGACGTTTATTCGTTTGTTACAAACAACTCAAGAGATCAGCCAAATAACATCATTACTCAACAACTCCAACAGCATCACTATCTTTGTACCACCAGATAATGCATTTTTGAGCATGAAAGCAGGTACTTTGAACTCTTTTAATGATCAACAGAAATCAGAACTGATCAAATTCCATGTTCTCCCTCAATACTTCTCACTTTCACAGTTTCAAACTGCTAGCAACCCGGTGCAAACACAAGCCGGTGGGACTAGTAACCGCGAATTCCCTATCAATATAACAACAAATGGAACTTCAGTGAATATAACAACTGGAATTGTCAATGCAAGTATCTCGAATACGATTTACATTGATAGTCAACTAGCTATTTATCAAGTGGACAAAGTACTTCTACCATTGCAATTCTTTGTCCCTCCAGCACCAACACCAGCTCCTTCACCACCTAAGCCTAAAAAGAATGATGATTCGTCGGATTCTGACTCTGTTTCCTCTGTTTCTTCTGGTGTAATCAACTCGCCTCGCGAACTTCTCTTCTTCTTGGCTGTGTTTTGTTTTGTATATGTTAGCTAA
- the LOC125870897 gene encoding fasciclin-like arabinogalactan protein 12, whose translation MKHIFLILFFFFLKCIGILAQAPAPAPGPPPPLNVTKILEKAGQCSTFIRLLQNTQQLNEITSQLNNSNNGITMFVPTDNAFLNMKAGTLNSFTDQQKAELIQFHILPTYYSLTQFQTASNPLRTQAGGTTDREFPINITTIGSSVNITTGIVNASISNTIYTDNHLAIYQVDNVLLPLQFFVPPAPAPAPTPITRKKKAGSSDSSSKQDASSATSLFQGMYKGGIFLFLFSTAFFSSL comes from the coding sequence atgaaacacATTTTCTTgatcttgttcttttttttcttgaaatgcATTGGCATTTTGGCACAAGCTCCAGCTCCAGCTCCAGGTCCACCACCTCCATTAAACGTGACAAAGATCCTCGAAAAAGCAGGCCAATGCTCAACGTTCATCCGTCTACTACAAAACACACAACAACTCAATGAAATCACCTCACAACTCAACAATTCCAACAATGGGATCACAATGTTTGTGCCAACAGATAATGCATTCTTAAACATGAAAGCAGGCACGTTGAACTCGTTTACAGATCAACAAAAAGCTGAACTTATCCAATTCCATATCCTTCCTACATACTATTCACTCACTCAATTCCAAACTGCTAGCAACCCTTTAAGAACACAAGCTGGAGGAACAACAGATAGAGAGTTTCCGATTAATATAACCACAATAGGAAGTTCAGTAAACATTACAACAGGAATTGTGAATGCAAGTATTTCAAATACAATATATACTGATAACCATTTGGCTATATATCAAGTAGACAATGTCCTTCTTCCTTTACAATTCTTTGTTCCTCCAGCACCAGCACCAGCACCAACACCTATAACGCGGAAAAAGAAAGCAGGATCCTCTGATTCTTCATCAAAACAAGATGCTTCCTCTGCTACTTCTCTGTTTCAAGGAATGTACAAAGGGGggattttccttttcttgttctCTACTGCATTTTTTTCGAGTTTATAA